One window of the Colletotrichum destructivum chromosome 6, complete sequence genome contains the following:
- a CDS encoding Putative methylthioribose-1-phosphate isomerase, nagB/RpiA transferase, initiation factor 2B, whose product MSGLQAVKYTRGRLEVLDQLRLPHEFHYDEVSTSEEAFDCIKSMRVRGAPAIAIVAALAHAVELHNGSCKASSPQDTVSYIDSRLDYLKESRPTAVDLTNAINQLKARIRGAPQDDAVSIIAAYIDEAESILRKDLQTNLSIGDHGAQWLKDVAGASPDSKISVLTHCNTGSLATSGHGTALGIIRTLWSSNLLQHAYCTETRPYNQGSRLTAFELVYEKIPSTLVTDSMAAALFNLQKEKMNIAAVIVGADRVVRNGDTANKIGTYQLAVLAKHHGVKFIVAAPTTSIDLETETGAGIKIEERRREELTQISGAVVQTDGGVDVKQTARVATADQRINVWNPAFDVTPHDLIDAVVTEKGAVVKNAEGRFDFRHIMPERWARVVGQ is encoded by the coding sequence ATGTCTGGACTTCAGGCCGTCAAGTATACCCGGGGTCGACTCGAAGTCTTGGATCAACTCAGGCTTCCCCACGAGTTTCACTATGACGAGGTTTCCACCAGCGAAGAGGCTTTCGACTGCATCAAGTCCATGAGAGTCCGTGGCGcacccgccatcgccattgTGGCTGCTCTTGCTCACGCTGTTGAACTGCATAACGGCAGCTGCAAGGCCTCTTCTCCTCAAGACACCGTCTCTTATATCGACTCACGCCTGGACTACCTCAAGGAGAGCAGACCGACCGCTGTCGACTTAACTAATGCCATCAACCAGCTCAAGGCCCGCATCAGAGGCGCACCCCAAGATGACGCCGtgtccatcatcgccgcctaTATCGATGAGGCCGAGAGCATCCTGCGAAAGGACCTCCAGACCAACCTCTCTATCGGTGACCACGGAGCCCAGTGGCTGAAGGATGTCGCCGGCGCGTCGCCCGATTCCAAGATCTCTGTCCTCACTCACTGCAACACCGGCTCGCTGGCAACCTCTGGCCACGGGACCGCCCTCGGCATTATCAGAACCCTCTGGTCCAGTAACCTCCTTCAGCACGCCTACTGCACCGAGACACGGCCCTACAACCAGGGCAGCAGACTGACGGCCTTTGAGCTCGTCTACGAGAAGATCCCCAGCACCCTCGTGACCGACTCTATGGCGGCCGCGCTCTTCAACCTGcaaaaggagaagatgaacattgccgccgtcatcgtcggcgccgaccgCGTCGTCCGCAACGGCGACACCGCCAACAAGATCGGAACCTACCAGCTCGCTGTCCTGGCCAAGCACCACGGCGTCAAGTTCATTGTTGCCGCTCCCACCACCAgcatcgacctcgagacTGAGACCGGCGCTGGCATCAAGATCGAGGAGCGCAGGCGCGAGGAGTTGACCCAGATTTCCGGCGCGGTTGTTCAGACCGACGGCGGTGTCGACGTCAAGCAAACAGCTCGCGTCGCGACAGCCGACCAGCGCATCAACGTCTGGAACCCTGCTTTCGACGTGACACCGCACGACCTGATCGATGCCGTTGTCACGGAAaagggcgccgtcgtcaagaacGCCGAGGGACGCTTCGACTTCCGTCACATCATGCCAGAGAGATGGGCCAGGGTGGTTGGCCAGTAA
- a CDS encoding Putative peptidase M20, bacterial exopeptidase dimerization domain-containing protein, translating into MLLHPCIARLYYRHPLPPRGKPTSVRFLLPTPLLPANRAKLRLTFTPGCCYLVPRRILSPIRLGVRACQSNLESNPSSKQPTTMYISQFLSLGALLPLAATLGIQQPLGADTPRLTPHASSVTPGSSSSSSTAPSWRGDLLKLHRSLIEIPSVSGNESAAGKFLVDYLTGRGYVSSLQFLPPRGNDSNETPRFNVLAWKTNQRQPKPRVVISSHYDVVPPHIPYGISDDQITPDTRISGRGSVDAKASVAAQIIALEDLFSADKVDPDDVMLLFVIGEEDTGDGMRFFSDSLQEADPPVQFGSVIFGEPTEGKLACGHKGGVFCDITAKGVAGHSGYPWLGKSANEIMIKALAKVITTDLGSTEKWGNTTVNVGQLNGGVAQNVIPAAALARIAVRVAIGPEKDGGNIVKGRIQKILDETDSDSLELTCTHGYGVVEANCDVDGFETTVANYGTDIPNLKGSHTRYLYGPGSILVAHGRDENITVGELEEAVGGYQKLILHALKASA; encoded by the exons ATGCTTCTTCATCCGTGCAT TGCTAGACTGTATTATCGGCACCCGCTCCCGCCTCGAGGCAAGCCGACCTCCGTCCGCTTTCTTCTTCCGACACCGCTTCTGCCTGCAAACAGAGCTAAGCTCCGGCTAACTTTCACGCCCGGCTGCTGCTACCTGGTTCCGAGGCGCATTCTCTCACCAATACGATTGGGTGTGCGCGCGTGTCAGTCCAACCTCGAGTCGAATCCGAGCTCCAAACAGCCAACAACCATGTACATCTCTCAGTTTCTATCCTTGGGCGCTTTGCTGCCGTTGGCAGCCACCTTGGGCATCCAGCAAcccctcggcgccgacacCCCCCGGCTGACCCCTCATGCTTCGTCTGTAACCCCgggctcctcgtcgtcttcgtctaCCGCACCTTCTTGGCGAGGGGATCTTTTAAAGCTGCACCGCTCCCTCATTGAAATcccctccgtctcgggcAACGAGAGTGCGGCGGGAAAATTTCTGGTCGATTACTTGACCGGCCGAGGTTACGTCTCGTCTCTCCAGTTTCTGCCTCCTCGCGGTAACGATTCCAACGAGACACCGCGCTTCAACGTATTGGCCTGGAAGACGAACCAACGCCAGCCCAAGCCCCGCGTTgtcatctcatctcactACGACGTCGTGCCGCCGCACATTCCCTATGGTATCTCGGATGACCAGATCACGCCCGATACCCGTATCAGTGGCAGGGGAAGCGTAgacgccaaggccagcgTCGCTGCTCAGATCATTGCCCTTGAGGACCTGTTCAGCGCCGACAAAGTCGACCCTGACGATGTGATGCTCTTgttcgtcatcggcgaggaggacacGGGCGACGGAATGCGCTTCTTCTCTGATTCCTTGCAGGAGGCCGACCCGCCTGTGCAGTTTGGCTCTGTCATCTTCGGCGAGCCCACCGAAGGCAAGCTAGCTTGCGGCCACAAGGGCGGGGTGTTCTGCGACATCACGGCAAAGGGTGTTGCTGGCCACTCCGGCTACCCCTGGCTGGGCAAGTCGGCCAACGAGATCATGATCAAGGCTTTGGCCAAAGTCATTACGACCGACCTCGGAAGCACCGAAAAGTGGGGCAACACAACGGTGAACGTCGGCCAGCTCAatggcggcgtcgcccaGAACGTCATCCCTGCCGCGGCTCTGGCTAGAATCGCAGTCCGCGTTGCTATCGGCCCTGAGAAGGACGGCGGAaacatcgtcaagggcagGATCCAGAAGATTCTTGATGAGACCGATTCCGACTCGCTCGAGTTGACGTGCACACACGGATACGGCGTCGTAGAGGCCAACtgtgatgttgatg GCTTTGAGACGACCGTGGCCAACTATGGCACTGATATCCCCAACCTCAAGGGCTCTCACACGCGCTACCTCTACGGTCCAGGCAGCATTTTGGTGGCCCACGGCCGCGACGAGAACATCACGGTCGGCGAactcgaggaggccgtgggAGGTTACCAGAAGCTGATCTTACATGCTCTCAAGGCTTCCGCCTGA